The Nitrospira sp. genomic sequence CTCTCCACGGCGGCCCGCATAGCCGATGTCGGCCACTCCACGACTTGATTCCATAACACCCGCATGGCCGGATTGATCCCTTCATCCCCAAGCGTCGCACGCAAAGCTGCGACCCCCTCCAACGCCCAGATGTCGGGATAGGACGGGCGAACTGGTACGAACACCTGGTCGGCTGCACGCAGAATGCTCGTTGTCATATCGGACAACATCGGCGGTCCGTCGACGACCATCCACTCAAAGCTCGGCGCAAATCTGGATGCTTGCTCGTGCACGATCGGCTGAATCTGCGAACGGGCCACGACACGGAATTGTTCTCCCCAGTGGCTCGCCCATTCACTTGCCGTCCCTTGCACATCCGCATCCAGCAAGAGTACGCGAGCCCCCTGCTCCGCCAATGCCATCGCGGTCGCAATCGCCAGGGTCGTCTTTCCCGTGCCGCCCTTCTGGTGGAGAAACGCGACCGTGCGCATGGATCCCGCTCACGCGGCGCGGGGCTCCCAATGTCGAATCCGCCCCCCGACAACAGTCATTATGACTCGACCCCGCACCGGCCATCCGGCAAACGGCGTATTCCGCCCCTTTGAGAGGAACTGCTCTGGATCAACGACCCATTCGCGCGTACGATCCACCACGACAATGTCGGCTGATACTCCGGGCGCCAATGTACCACCCGGCAATCCCAACAACCCGGCCGGCTTGCTGGTCAAACACTGCACGGCACGCTCCAGAGGCAAGACACCCTGCTCGACAAGCCGCAGCGTCAAGGCCAACGCCGTCTCCAGTCCCACGATCCCGAACGGGGCTCGCTCCATACCCCATTGTTTTTCATACTCCGCGTGAGGGGCATGGTCTGTCGAAATCGCGTCGATGGTTCCGTCTACAAGCCCCTCCAGTAATGCGTCTCGGTCCCGCTCACTCCGTAAAGGTGGATTCATCTTGGCATTGACGCCCTGCTCGCGAACCGCTTCGTCGGTCAACGTGAAATGATGCGGACAGACCTCGGCCGTCACCCGCAAACCCTTGACCTTGGCCTGACGCACCAGGTCTACCCCGACCGCCGTGCTGAGATGTGCGACATGGAGTCGTGCACCCGTCTCTTCGGTTAGCCTGATGTCTCGCGCAATCATTCGAAACTCTGCGCCGGTTGGAATGCCCGGGACCCCCAACACACGCGACACTGGCCCTTCGTTCATACAGCCACAACCGGATAGGATCAGATCCTCGCAATGGTCAATCACAGGCAGATCGACATCCGATGCCTGCTTCATTGCCTGTTGCATGACCTCATCATTCATCACCGGCCGCCCATCATCCGACAGCGCGACACAGCCCGCCTCTTTCAAGGCTCGAAAATCGGTCAACTCACGGCCGGCTGCCCCCTTGGTAATCGCGCCGATCGGATAGACCTTGGCACGATCGGCTTCGCCGGACTTCCGCTTAATGAACTGCGTCACTGTCGGCTCATCGTTCACCGGCTTCGTGTTCGGCATACAGCAGATCGACGTGAAGCCCCCTGCCACGGCTGCCGCCGTCCCGGTGGCGATGGTTTCCTTATATTCAAAGCCTGGCTCACGCAGATGGACATGGAGATCGACGAGGCCCGGCAACACCAGCAACCCTGTGATATCCAGACGCGCTGCCTCCCGGGGAGGAGCCTCATCCGGCGAGACCACCGCATCAATCACTCCATCTCTGATCCACACATCGGCTTTGCCGTTCCAGCGGCCCGGGTCAA encodes the following:
- a CDS encoding ParA family protein; the protein is MRTVAFLHQKGGTGKTTLAIATAMALAEQGARVLLLDADVQGTASEWASHWGEQFRVVARSQIQPIVHEQASRFAPSFEWMVVDGPPMLSDMTTSILRAADQVFVPVRPSYPDIWALEGVAALRATLGDEGINPAMRVLWNQVVEWPTSAMRAAVESKGFRISPAVIRWEAIWSNVMEGQPLTTWAIDCLMRMVKEPWE
- a CDS encoding dihydroorotase — protein: MVNRFNTEEQPSFLILAGGWVLDPGRWNGKADVWIRDGVIDAVVSPDEAPPREAARLDITGLLVLPGLVDLHVHLREPGFEYKETIATGTAAAVAGGFTSICCMPNTKPVNDEPTVTQFIKRKSGEADRAKVYPIGAITKGAAGRELTDFRALKEAGCVALSDDGRPVMNDEVMQQAMKQASDVDLPVIDHCEDLILSGCGCMNEGPVSRVLGVPGIPTGAEFRMIARDIRLTEETGARLHVAHLSTAVGVDLVRQAKVKGLRVTAEVCPHHFTLTDEAVREQGVNAKMNPPLRSERDRDALLEGLVDGTIDAISTDHAPHAEYEKQWGMERAPFGIVGLETALALTLRLVEQGVLPLERAVQCLTSKPAGLLGLPGGTLAPGVSADIVVVDRTREWVVDPEQFLSKGRNTPFAGWPVRGRVIMTVVGGRIRHWEPRAA